The following are encoded in a window of Candidatus Poribacteria bacterium genomic DNA:
- a CDS encoding phytanoyl-CoA dioxygenase family protein, producing the protein MHLTPQQRDDYKEQGFVVIPNLFSPATVTSMREHYMKRRAEGPKPGDSGGTTDHADDPNHQFPRMINMHNWDELTQEWAADTNLLTVTEQLIDDTPVLLQTMLYFKPPGARGQALHQDEQYITIDPLIGVWVALDTSDEDVGRMVLIPRSHQYGLLPVETADTTISFTNVQVVKPENVEELGIDMSPGDTLFFDGKVIHGSYKNKTDDRWRRSFICHYMGENSQRFEPDEGTHVSHLKK; encoded by the coding sequence ATGCACTTAACCCCTCAACAGCGAGACGATTATAAAGAACAAGGTTTCGTAGTAATTCCCAATCTCTTTAGTCCAGCCACGGTAACGTCAATGCGCGAACATTACATGAAACGTCGTGCAGAAGGCCCGAAGCCCGGTGACTCCGGCGGCACAACCGACCACGCCGATGATCCAAATCATCAATTCCCGCGCATGATTAATATGCACAACTGGGACGAATTAACCCAAGAATGGGCAGCGGATACCAACCTACTTACCGTTACGGAGCAACTGATTGATGATACGCCAGTGCTTTTACAAACAATGCTCTACTTCAAACCGCCCGGTGCACGAGGTCAAGCACTACACCAAGACGAACAGTACATCACAATAGATCCGCTCATTGGTGTTTGGGTCGCATTAGACACATCGGACGAAGACGTTGGACGCATGGTGCTGATTCCACGTTCCCATCAATATGGACTACTCCCTGTTGAAACAGCGGACACCACTATTTCGTTTACTAACGTACAAGTCGTCAAACCGGAAAACGTTGAAGAATTGGGAATTGACATGTCACCTGGTGACACGCTCTTCTTTGATGGCAAGGTCATTCACGGTTCCTACAAGAATAAAACAGATGACCGGTGGCGGCGGAGTTTTATATGTCATTACATGGGTGAAAATTCACAAAGGTTTGAGCCAGATGAAGGAACACACGTCTCACACCTGAAAAAATAG
- a CDS encoding phytanoyl-CoA dioxygenase family protein, translated as MEITVQPKELAAGKLTDAHVEQAIKAIRVDGYVILENVISHEHLDILRERMDADSQILINAEKWGGAGRLKGHLQQGPPPFAPYIFRDVVANPYVIQVTKELLGPGLYNNFYNGNTNCPGSTTQPLHRDGAHLWPDQKVAHPTTEVVVNISPQDTTEENGSVEIWPGSHLAVGEHHIDEEQEEARRKICPPTRGNAKKGSVLIRDMRLWHRGVPNPSDKPRHMIALIYRVHWLKSNRRLKYKTGCEAAFENSDLDHNAEFIDFAAQKIDDYDYLFNPRF; from the coding sequence ATGGAAATAACCGTTCAACCGAAAGAATTAGCAGCAGGAAAACTGACAGATGCCCATGTAGAACAAGCCATCAAGGCGATTCGCGTTGATGGTTATGTTATCTTAGAAAACGTCATTAGCCACGAACACCTTGACATTCTTCGCGAACGGATGGACGCAGATTCGCAAATCCTTATTAATGCGGAAAAATGGGGTGGCGCAGGTAGGCTTAAAGGGCATCTCCAGCAGGGACCGCCACCGTTTGCGCCCTACATCTTCAGAGATGTCGTCGCGAACCCCTATGTTATCCAAGTAACGAAGGAGCTGCTCGGTCCAGGGCTTTATAATAACTTTTACAACGGCAACACGAACTGCCCGGGTAGCACAACACAACCGCTCCACAGAGACGGTGCTCACCTGTGGCCAGACCAAAAGGTCGCGCATCCAACAACAGAAGTCGTCGTTAATATTTCACCACAGGATACCACAGAGGAAAATGGGAGTGTAGAAATTTGGCCCGGCTCGCATCTTGCGGTGGGTGAACACCATATAGATGAAGAACAAGAAGAAGCACGCCGTAAAATCTGTCCTCCTACCCGTGGAAATGCGAAAAAGGGAAGCGTCCTGATTCGAGATATGCGACTGTGGCATCGTGGTGTCCCCAACCCATCCGACAAACCTCGCCACATGATAGCGTTGATTTATCGTGTCCATTGGCTCAAATCCAACCGGCGACTGAAGTATAAAACTGGGTGTGAAGCCGCTTTTGAAAATAGCGATCTCGACCACAATGCTGAGTTCATTGACTTCGCTGCTCAAAAAATAGATGATTACGATTATCTCTTCAATCCGAGATTCTGA
- a CDS encoding ThuA domain-containing protein produces MKNEWVVYEGNEGPGTGKHIVLVSGDEEYRSEEALPMLGKVLATHHGFTCTVLFAIDPDTGEIDPEVQTNIPGLHHLESADMMVLFTRFRELPDEQMKYVVDYTNAGKPVMGLRTATHAFSYSRDLESPYAKYSFNSESFEGGYGRQVLGETWVNHHGHHGKESARGVIDEAMQDHPILKGVDDVWGPSDVYGINDLTGDSQVLIHGQVLVGMEPTDAPKPDTVTMPMVWIKTYTGDEGNTSRVLNTTMGASVDLESEGLRRLLVNGCYWCMGMEDAIPDKSVVDYVGDYAPTFFGFGTFTKGVRPEDHAL; encoded by the coding sequence ATGAAAAACGAATGGGTTGTTTACGAAGGAAACGAAGGTCCTGGAACGGGCAAGCATATTGTTCTCGTCAGTGGTGACGAAGAGTATCGTTCCGAAGAGGCATTGCCGATGTTGGGGAAAGTGTTAGCCACACACCACGGATTTACATGCACGGTGCTATTTGCTATTGATCCGGACACAGGTGAAATTGATCCGGAGGTCCAGACCAATATTCCGGGACTCCACCATTTAGAATCAGCGGATATGATGGTATTGTTCACGCGTTTCCGTGAGCTACCCGATGAACAGATGAAGTACGTCGTTGATTATACGAATGCTGGCAAACCCGTGATGGGACTCCGCACAGCGACACACGCTTTCAGTTATAGCCGTGACCTTGAGAGTCCGTATGCAAAATATAGTTTTAACAGTGAGAGTTTTGAAGGTGGGTATGGCAGGCAGGTGCTTGGCGAGACGTGGGTCAATCACCACGGACATCACGGTAAAGAGAGCGCGCGCGGTGTGATTGACGAAGCGATGCAGGACCACCCGATTCTCAAAGGTGTTGACGATGTTTGGGGTCCGTCTGATGTCTACGGCATTAATGATTTGACGGGCGATTCTCAAGTGCTTATCCATGGACAGGTATTGGTCGGTATGGAACCTACAGATGCGCCAAAACCGGATACCGTCACAATGCCGATGGTGTGGATTAAAACCTATACCGGCGATGAAGGGAACACCTCACGCGTCTTGAACACGACGATGGGTGCCTCTGTTGATCTGGAGAGCGAAGGACTGCGCCGTCTGCTCGTCAATGGCTGTTATTGGTGCATGGGGATGGAGGACGCTATTCCCGATAAAAGCGTTGTCGATTATGTCGGCGATTATGCACCGACATTCTTCGGTTTCGGTACCTTTACAAAGGGTGTCCGTCCAGAAGACCATGCACTGTAA
- a CDS encoding aspartate kinase, whose amino-acid sequence MLKVSKFGGSSLASAEQVRQVCDIIIADPERRLIVVSAPGKRHSQDIKVTDLLIAAASQRLAGKLGASECAEAIERYRSIAAELGLPAETAEPIARDLTERLENGTTDADLYMDTMKAGGEDNCARLIAQVLQARGVDAHYVNPKDAGLLLSDEPGNAQVLPEAYNRLRDLHERPGITIFPGFFGYSKQGNVVTFSRGGSDITGAILASAVRAEVYENFTDVDSVFAANPSIIKDPAPITELTYREMRELSYAGFSVFHDEALEPVYRAQVPVNIRNTNNPKADGTRIVPNRKSTDIPVVGIAAMEDVCCIYLSKYLMNRQIGFGRRLLQILEAEEISFEHVPSGIDNMSVIIREENLSVQKEKRIVEKIRQTLAPEDISVERGLALIMVVGEGMRHTVGIASRATGALAGAEVNIEMINQGSNEVSMMFGIKSEDMETAVQALYVDFFG is encoded by the coding sequence TTGTTAAAAGTATCAAAGTTTGGCGGAAGTTCGCTCGCGTCAGCGGAACAAGTGCGTCAAGTTTGTGACATCATCATCGCTGACCCGGAACGCCGTCTCATCGTTGTTTCTGCTCCTGGGAAACGACATAGTCAGGACATCAAAGTAACAGATTTACTCATTGCTGCCGCATCACAACGCCTCGCTGGAAAACTCGGTGCTTCGGAATGTGCAGAAGCGATTGAACGTTATCGAAGCATCGCTGCTGAATTAGGACTCCCTGCCGAGACTGCTGAGCCTATTGCTCGCGATTTAACAGAACGTCTTGAAAATGGCACAACTGATGCTGATCTTTATATGGACACAATGAAAGCCGGAGGTGAAGACAACTGCGCGCGCCTCATTGCACAAGTCCTACAAGCACGCGGTGTAGATGCCCACTATGTAAATCCGAAGGACGCAGGTTTATTGCTTTCCGATGAACCCGGCAACGCGCAAGTGCTACCGGAAGCCTACAACCGCTTGCGGGATTTACATGAACGCCCCGGTATCACTATCTTTCCAGGCTTCTTCGGTTACTCGAAGCAGGGCAACGTTGTTACCTTTTCGCGCGGTGGTTCAGACATCACAGGTGCTATTCTCGCCAGTGCTGTTCGTGCAGAGGTCTATGAAAACTTTACCGATGTTGACTCCGTATTCGCGGCGAACCCTTCTATTATCAAAGACCCAGCACCGATTACCGAACTCACCTACCGCGAGATGCGCGAACTTTCTTACGCGGGGTTTTCCGTATTTCACGATGAAGCACTTGAACCCGTCTATCGCGCGCAGGTGCCTGTTAACATCCGAAACACGAATAATCCGAAAGCAGATGGCACCCGAATTGTGCCAAACCGTAAGTCAACAGATATTCCGGTTGTCGGTATCGCTGCAATGGAAGATGTCTGTTGCATCTATCTCAGCAAATACCTTATGAACCGTCAGATTGGATTCGGTCGGCGGTTGTTGCAGATATTGGAAGCGGAAGAAATCTCTTTTGAACACGTCCCCTCCGGCATTGATAATATGTCAGTCATCATCCGCGAAGAAAACCTATCGGTGCAGAAAGAGAAAAGGATTGTTGAAAAGATTCGGCAGACGCTTGCTCCCGAAGATATTTCTGTAGAACGCGGACTGGCACTCATCATGGTTGTCGGTGAGGGGATGCGCCACACTGTCGGCATCGCCTCGCGTGCTACAGGCGCGTTAGCTGGAGCGGAGGTCAACATTGAAATGATTAACCAAGGGTCCAACGAAGTGAGTATGATGTTCGGCATAAAATCCGAAGACATGGAGACTGCTGTTCAAGCACTTTATGTTGACTTTTTTGGATAA